The Pseudomonas cucumis sequence ATGGCCGGCCCTACCCCGGTTTCGGCACTGATCCACGCCGCGACCATGGTGACCGCCGGTGTCTACCTGATCGCCCGTACCCACGGTCTGTTCGCCCTGGCGCCGGATATCCTGCACCTGGTGGGTGTGGTCGGTGGCGTGACGCTGATGCTGGCAGGTTTTGCCGCACTGGTTCAGACCGACATCAAACGTATCCTCGCCTACTCGACCATGAGCCAGATCGGCTACATGTTCCTGGCCTTGGGCGTCGGCGCATGGGAAGGCGCGATCTTCCACCTGATGACCCACGCCTTCTTCAAGGCGCTGCTGTTCCTTGCGTCCGGTTCGGTGATCGTTGCCTGCCACCACGAGCAGAACATCTTCAAGATGGGCGGCCTGTGGAAGAAACTGCCACTGGCCTACGCCAGCTTCATCGTCGGCGGCGCGGCCCTGGCGGCCTTGCCGCTGGTGACCGCGGGCTTCTACTCCAAGGATGAAATCCTCTGGGAAGCGTTCGCCAGCGGTAACCAGGGTCTGCTTTATGCAGGTCTGGTCGGTGCCTTCATGACCTCGCTGTACACCTTCCGCCTGATCTTCATCGCGTTCCACGGTGAAGCGAAGACCGAAGCGCACGCCGGTCACGGCATTGCTCACTGGCTGCCACTGTCGGTGCTGATCGTACTGTCGACGTTCGTCGGCGCGATGATCGTTCCGCCGCTGCACGGTGTCCTGCCAGAAAGCGTCGGCCATGCCGGCGGCGAAGCCAAGCACAGTCTGGAAATCGCCTCGGGCGCCATCGCCCTGGCCGGTATCCTGCTGGCCGCGCTGCTGTTCCTCGGCAAGCGCCGCTTCGTCACCGCCATCGCCAACAGCGGCATCGGCCGCTTCCTTTCGGCCTGGTGGTTCGCTGCCTGGGGCTTCGACTGGATCTACGACAAACTGTTCGTCAAGCCTTACCTTGCGATCAGCCACATTCTGCGCAAAGACCCGCTCGACCAGACCATCGGTCTGATCCCGCGTATGGCCAAAGGCGGTCACACCGCCCTGAGCCGCACCGAGACCGGTCAACTGCGTTGGTATGCCGCCTCGATGGCTGCTGGTGCCGTGCTGGTAATCGGCGCCGTCGTGCTGGTAGCGGTCTGACTATGAACCTTGCGAACTTGCGAAAGGAAACGAGCCCGTCATGATTCTGCCCTGGCTAATCCTGATCCCCTTCATCGGCGGCCTGCTGTGCTGGATGGGTGAGCGCTTCGGCGCCACCCTCCCCCGCTGGATTGCGCTGATCACCATGTCCCTGCTGCTCTCCCTCGGCCTCTGGCTGTGGGCCAACGGTGACTATTCATTTGCTCCGGCACCGGGTGCCGATCCGACCTGGGTGATTGAGTTCAAACACGTCTGGATCCAGCGCTTCGGCATCAACGTGCACTTGGCCCTCGACGGCCTGTCGCTGTTGATGATCCTGCTGACCGGCCTGCTGGGTGTCCTCTCGGTACTCTGCTCCTGGAAAGAGATTCAGCGTCACGTGGGCTTCTTCCACTTGAACCTGATGTGGATCCTGGGCGGTGTCGTCGGCGTGTTCCTCGCCCTCGACCTGTTCATGTTCTTCTTCTTCTGGGAAATGATGCTGGTGCCGATGTACTTCCTCATCGCGCTCTGGGGTCACAGTTCTTCGGACGGCAAGAAAACCCGGATCTACGCAGCGACCAAGTTCTTCATCTTCACTCAGGCTTCCGGCCTGATCATGTTGGTGGCGATCCTGGGGCTGGTACTGGTCAACTTCAACGACACCGGCGTGATTACCTTCAACTACGCCGACCTGTTGAAAACCAAGATGTCGATGACCACCGAGTACATTCTGATGCTCGGCTTCTTCATCGCCTTCGCGGTCAAGCTGCCCGTGGTGCCGTTCCACTCCTGGTTGCCTGACGCTCACGCCCAGGCACCGACCGCGGGTTCCGTGGACCTGGCCGGTATCTTGTTGAAGACTGCGGCGTATGGCCTGCTGCGTTTCGCCCTGCCGTTGTTCCCGAATGCCTCGGCCGAGTTCGCGCCGTTCGCCATGGCCTTGGGTCTGATCGGGATCTTCTACGGTGCGTTCCTGGCCTTCGCGCAAACCGACATCAAGCGTCTGATTGCCTTCTCGTCCGTTTCCCACATGGGCTTCGTGCTGATCGGCATCTACTCCGGCAGCCAACTGGCGCTGCAGGGCGCAGTGATGCAGATGCTGGCGCACGGTCTGTCGGCCGCGGCACTCTTTATCCTCTCCGGTCAGCTGTACGAGCGTACCCACACCCGCGATATGCGCGAGATGGGTGGCCTGTGGTCGAAGATTGCCTACCTCCCGGCTCTGAGCCTGTTCTTCGCCGCCGCATCACTTGGCTTGCCGGCGACCGGTAACTTTGTCGGTGAGTTCCTGATCCTGATCGGCACCTTCGCCAGCGCCCCATGGATCACTGTGATTGCGACGTCCGGCCTGGTGTTCGGTTCGGTGTACTCGCTGATCATGGTCCACCGTGCCTTCTTCGGCCCGTCGAAATCGGACGCGGTGTTGCATGGCATGGACGGTCGCGAACTGATCATGGTGGTTGGACTTGCGGCGCTGCTGATCTACATCGGCGTGTACCCGCAACCGTTCCTCGATACCTCTGCCGCGACGATGCATGGCGTGCAGCAGTGGCTCGGCACCGCCTTCACTCAACTCGCTTCGGCCCGGTAAGAGCGCTATGGAATTCACGACTCAACACTTTATCGCGCTTGCGCCGTTGTTGATCACCAGCGCCACGATCATCGTGGTGATGCTGGCTATCGCATGGCGCCGCAATCACTCACAGACCTTCCTGCTGTCGGTGGCAGGTCTGAACCTGGCGCTGCTGTCGATCCTGCCAGCCCTGAAAGTCGCGCCGCTGGCCGTGACTCCGTTGCTGCAGATCGACACCTTCGCCTGCCTGTACATGGCGCTGATCCTGGTCGCCACCCTCGCCTGTGTGACTCTCGCCCACGCCTACCTGGGCGATGGCGGTTCGGGTTACCCGGGCAACCGTGAAGAACTTTATCTGCTGATCCTGATGGCCGCCGCCGGTGGCCTGGTACTGGTCAGCGCGCAGCACCTGGCCGGGTTGTTCATCGGTCTGGAACTGCTCTCGGTACCGGTCTACGGTCTGGTGGCGTATGCCTTCTTCAACAAGCGCTCGCTGGAAGCCGGTATCAAGTACATGGTGCTGTCGGCCGCCGGTTCCGCGTTCCTGTTGTTCGGCATGGCCCTGCTCTACGCCGACGCTGGCAGCCTGAGCTTCAACGGCATCGGTCAGGCCCTCGCGGCCACCGGTCTGCCAAGTTCTCTGGCTCAACTGGGCCTGGGCATGATGCTGATCGGCCTGGCGTTCAAGTTGTCGCTGGTACCGTTCCACCTCTGGACCCCGGACGTTTACGAAGGTGCTCCGGCACCGGTGGCAGCGTTCCTGGCCACTGCGTCGAAAGTCGCTGTGTTCGCGGTGATGGTGCGTCTGTTCCAGATCTCGCCAGCGGCGAGCAGTGGCGTGCTGAGCGATGTGCTAACCATCATCGCCATCGCGTCGATCCTGTTCGGTAACCTGCTGGCACTGACCCAAAGCAACCTCAAGCGTCTGCTGGGTTACTCGTCCATCGCTCACTTCGGTTACCTGCTGATCGCCCTGGTGGCGAGCAAAGGCCTGGCCGTGGAAGCCATCGGCGTGTACCTGGTCACCTACGTGATCACCAGCCTCGGCGCGTTCGGTGTGATCACCCTGATGTCCTCGCCGTACAACGGCCGTGACGCGGATGCCCTGTACGAATACCGCGGCCTGTTCTGGCGCCGTCCGTACCTGACCGCCGTCCTGACCGTGATGATGCTGTCCCTGGCCGGTATCCCGCTGACCGCGGGCTTCATCGGCAAGTTCTACATCATCGCCACCGGTGTCGAATCGCATCAATGGTGGCTGGTCGGCTCCCTGGTACTGGGCAGCGCCATCGGCGTCTTCTACTACCTGCGTGTGATGGTCACCCTGTACCTGATGGAACCGAACCTGCGTCGCCACGATGCCCAGCTGCACTGGGAACAACGTGCAGGCGGCGTGATGCTGCTGGCGATTGCCGTACTGGCATTCTTCCTCGGCCTGTACCCACAGCCGCTGCTGAACCTGGTTCAACAGTCGGGGTTGGCGGGTTGATCGCTTAAGCGATACTCGGTAGAAAACAGAAACGGCACCTTCGGGTGCCGTTTTTGCGTTTGGGGGACAAGATCAAAAGATCGCAGCCTTCGGCGGCTCCTACAGGGTATTGCGTACGCTTTTGATCCTTATTGCCCTCCCCTCTCCTCCCCAATATCCAGAATCGCCTCGCGGGTGAATCAGCCGCGTCCTACATCCCCATCCTGCCTTCGCCTTTAACGTAATGACTTGACCGAATTGGGCAGGAACAGAAGCCTTGACCTATTCGATTCTTGTGATAGAAATATACGCAGGTAACGTACAGAACATGGACGCTCTTTTTATCGAATTACCCGTATTTCAAAAGCATCGAAGTGACTACCTGGATGACGATCTGTTTCACCGGTTCCAGCAGGAGCTGCTGCAAAACCCGGAAGCGGGAGATGTCGTCGAAGGCACCGGAGGTCTGCGCAAAATTCGAGTGGTGGATGAGCGGCGAAACAAGGGCAAGCGCGGTGGGCTGAGGGTGATTTATTACTGGTGGTCCGGTTTCGACCAATTCTGGCTCTTTACCTTGTATGGCAAAAACGAGCAGGACGATCTGACGCCACAACAGAAAAAACTGCTTAAAGAAATGCTTTATCGAGAAATCAAAGCGAGAACGAGCGATGAAACGTGACATTTTTTCCGAGCTGGTAGAGGGGTTTGAAGCCTTGGCCGATGAGCGCCAAGGTAAAGTCACACTCCGTACACACAAAGTAAAACTGGCCAAGCTCGCCCCGATCACCGCAGAGGAAGTGGTTGGCATCCGCCAGCAACTGAATCTCTCCCGGCCGGTGTTTGCGATGTACTTGCGCACCAACACCCGGACGCTGGAGAACTGGGAGCAAGGACGGGCGAAACCTAATGCTCAGGCGACAACACTGATCCGGCTGGTTGAGCGTTTTCCGGAGACGGTTCAACAACTGGCGGCGCTGACCTGAAGTGCCCGCGGTGTTTTCAATGACACCTTCGCAAGCAAGCCCGCTCCCACAGGGGATCTCCAGTGAACACACCATTGGGGAACTACTAC is a genomic window containing:
- the nuoL gene encoding NADH-quinone oxidoreductase subunit L; this translates as MNLLYLTFVFPLIGFLLLAFSRGRWSENLSALIGVGSIGLSAIVTAYIIWQFNVAPPEGGHYTQVLWQWMAVEGFTPNFALYLDGLSLTMLGVVVGVGFLIHLFASWYMRGEAGYSRFFAYTNLFIASMLFLVLADNLLFVYFGWEGVGLCSYLLIGFYYSNRNNGNAALKAFIVTRVGDVFMAIGLFILFQQLGTLNIQELLVKAPEHFKAGDFWIVLATLMLLGGAVGKSAQLPLQTWLADAMAGPTPVSALIHAATMVTAGVYLIARTHGLFALAPDILHLVGVVGGVTLMLAGFAALVQTDIKRILAYSTMSQIGYMFLALGVGAWEGAIFHLMTHAFFKALLFLASGSVIVACHHEQNIFKMGGLWKKLPLAYASFIVGGAALAALPLVTAGFYSKDEILWEAFASGNQGLLYAGLVGAFMTSLYTFRLIFIAFHGEAKTEAHAGHGIAHWLPLSVLIVLSTFVGAMIVPPLHGVLPESVGHAGGEAKHSLEIASGAIALAGILLAALLFLGKRRFVTAIANSGIGRFLSAWWFAAWGFDWIYDKLFVKPYLAISHILRKDPLDQTIGLIPRMAKGGHTALSRTETGQLRWYAASMAAGAVLVIGAVVLVAV
- the nuoM gene encoding NADH-quinone oxidoreductase subunit M, which codes for MILPWLILIPFIGGLLCWMGERFGATLPRWIALITMSLLLSLGLWLWANGDYSFAPAPGADPTWVIEFKHVWIQRFGINVHLALDGLSLLMILLTGLLGVLSVLCSWKEIQRHVGFFHLNLMWILGGVVGVFLALDLFMFFFFWEMMLVPMYFLIALWGHSSSDGKKTRIYAATKFFIFTQASGLIMLVAILGLVLVNFNDTGVITFNYADLLKTKMSMTTEYILMLGFFIAFAVKLPVVPFHSWLPDAHAQAPTAGSVDLAGILLKTAAYGLLRFALPLFPNASAEFAPFAMALGLIGIFYGAFLAFAQTDIKRLIAFSSVSHMGFVLIGIYSGSQLALQGAVMQMLAHGLSAAALFILSGQLYERTHTRDMREMGGLWSKIAYLPALSLFFAAASLGLPATGNFVGEFLILIGTFASAPWITVIATSGLVFGSVYSLIMVHRAFFGPSKSDAVLHGMDGRELIMVVGLAALLIYIGVYPQPFLDTSAATMHGVQQWLGTAFTQLASAR
- the nuoN gene encoding NADH-quinone oxidoreductase subunit NuoN, encoding MEFTTQHFIALAPLLITSATIIVVMLAIAWRRNHSQTFLLSVAGLNLALLSILPALKVAPLAVTPLLQIDTFACLYMALILVATLACVTLAHAYLGDGGSGYPGNREELYLLILMAAAGGLVLVSAQHLAGLFIGLELLSVPVYGLVAYAFFNKRSLEAGIKYMVLSAAGSAFLLFGMALLYADAGSLSFNGIGQALAATGLPSSLAQLGLGMMLIGLAFKLSLVPFHLWTPDVYEGAPAPVAAFLATASKVAVFAVMVRLFQISPAASSGVLSDVLTIIAIASILFGNLLALTQSNLKRLLGYSSIAHFGYLLIALVASKGLAVEAIGVYLVTYVITSLGAFGVITLMSSPYNGRDADALYEYRGLFWRRPYLTAVLTVMMLSLAGIPLTAGFIGKFYIIATGVESHQWWLVGSLVLGSAIGVFYYLRVMVTLYLMEPNLRRHDAQLHWEQRAGGVMLLAIAVLAFFLGLYPQPLLNLVQQSGLAG
- a CDS encoding type II toxin-antitoxin system RelE/ParE family toxin, which encodes MDALFIELPVFQKHRSDYLDDDLFHRFQQELLQNPEAGDVVEGTGGLRKIRVVDERRNKGKRGGLRVIYYWWSGFDQFWLFTLYGKNEQDDLTPQQKKLLKEMLYREIKARTSDET
- a CDS encoding helix-turn-helix domain-containing protein translates to MKRDIFSELVEGFEALADERQGKVTLRTHKVKLAKLAPITAEEVVGIRQQLNLSRPVFAMYLRTNTRTLENWEQGRAKPNAQATTLIRLVERFPETVQQLAALT